One window from the genome of Fundidesulfovibrio magnetotacticus encodes:
- a CDS encoding GTP-binding protein — protein sequence MGKAKFERNKPHVNIGTIGHIDHGKTTLTAAITKLSH from the coding sequence ATGGGCAAGGCGAAATTCGAGCGCAACAAGCCGCACGTCAACATCGGCACCATCGGTCACATCGACCACGGCAAGACCACGCTGACCGCCGCCATCACGAAGCTTTCGCAC